The following proteins are co-located in the Callithrix jacchus isolate 240 chromosome 10, calJac240_pri, whole genome shotgun sequence genome:
- the POLR2G gene encoding DNA-directed RNA polymerase II subunit RPB7 isoform X2, with protein sequence MRPALVESTVYGFVIAVTTIDNIGAGVIQPGRGFVLYPVKYKAIVFRPFKGEVVDAVVTQVNKVGLFTEIGPMSCFISRHSIPSEMEFDPNSNPPCYKTMDEDIVIQQDDEIRLKIVGTRVDKNDIFAIGSLMDDYLGLVS encoded by the exons ATGAGACCAGCCCTCGTGGAGTCCACAGT GTATGGCTTTGTAATCGCTGTAACCACCATTGACAATATCGGTGCTGGTGTGATCCAGCCAGGCCGAGGCTTCGTCCTTTATCCAGTTAAGTACAAGGCCATTGTTTTCCGGCCCTTTAAAGGAGAAGTCGTGGATGCTGTTGTCACGCAGGTCAACAAG GTTGGACTCTTCACAGAAATTGGGCCTATGTCTTGCTTCATCTCTCGACAT TCCATCCCTTCAGAGATGGAGTTTGATCCTAACTCCAACCCACCATGTTACAAGACAATGGATGAG GATATTGTGATTCAGCAGGACGATGAGATCCGCTTAAAGATTGTGGGGACCCGTGTGGACAAGAATGACATT TTTGCTATTGGCTCCCTGATGGATGATTACTTAG GGCTTGTAAGCTGA
- the POLR2G gene encoding DNA-directed RNA polymerase II subunit RPB7 isoform X1 produces the protein MFYHISLEHEILLHPRYFGPNLLNTVKQKLFTEVEGTCTGKYGFVIAVTTIDNIGAGVIQPGRGFVLYPVKYKAIVFRPFKGEVVDAVVTQVNKVGLFTEIGPMSCFISRHSIPSEMEFDPNSNPPCYKTMDEDIVIQQDDEIRLKIVGTRVDKNDIFAIGSLMDDYLGLVS, from the exons ATGTTCTACCAC ATCTCCCTAGAGCACGAAATCCTGCTGCACCCGCGCTACTTCGGCCCCAATTTGCTCAACACGGTGAAGCAGAAGCTTTTCACCGAGGTGGAGGGGACCTGCACCGGGAA GTATGGCTTTGTAATCGCTGTAACCACCATTGACAATATCGGTGCTGGTGTGATCCAGCCAGGCCGAGGCTTCGTCCTTTATCCAGTTAAGTACAAGGCCATTGTTTTCCGGCCCTTTAAAGGAGAAGTCGTGGATGCTGTTGTCACGCAGGTCAACAAG GTTGGACTCTTCACAGAAATTGGGCCTATGTCTTGCTTCATCTCTCGACAT TCCATCCCTTCAGAGATGGAGTTTGATCCTAACTCCAACCCACCATGTTACAAGACAATGGATGAG GATATTGTGATTCAGCAGGACGATGAGATCCGCTTAAAGATTGTGGGGACCCGTGTGGACAAGAATGACATT TTTGCTATTGGCTCCCTGATGGATGATTACTTAG GGCTTGTAAGCTGA